In one Dunckerocampus dactyliophorus isolate RoL2022-P2 chromosome 9, RoL_Ddac_1.1, whole genome shotgun sequence genomic region, the following are encoded:
- the LOC129187375 gene encoding melanoregulin-like gives MGARLTLCCCYYYLKYSREEKMAFLRVHAANASKPPEPLSCDSSSSDAEEECHSGPQHALRTPWENQQSQRTNTHGASSIRRESERELQAFISMRDQVDKATEEWEKLNYDIHTLRYARREVRARWKKILLQLGYQAEVDALLYVNKQSRLIRDQASLNKATELLSQLLDHTSLFPPGTGHQTRYLYVMDRLVSLDSAEDFVRLAREKYPKASRQEH, from the exons ATGGGTGCCAGGCTGACACTCTGCTGCTGTTACTACTATCTGAAGTACAGCAGAGAGGAGAAAATGGCGTTTTTGCG CGTGCACGCTGCCAACGCTTCCAAGCCACCAGAGCCGCTATCCTGTGATTCCAGTAGTAGTGACGCAGAGGAGGAATGCCATTCTGGGCCACAGCATGCCTTGAGGACGCCATGGGAGAACCAGCAAAGCCAGAGGACAAATACGCATGGTGCCTCATCGATTAGGCGGGAATCAGAGAGAGAGCTGCAAGCTTTCATCAGCATGAGAGACCAGGTTGACAAAGCTACCGAG GAATGGGAGAAGCTGAATTATGACATCCACACTTTGCGGTATGCCCGACGCGAAGTGAGAGCTCGATGGAAGAAAATCCTGCTGCAGTTAG GTTATCAGGCTGAGGTGGATGCCTTGTTGTATGTCAACAAACAAAGTCGCCTAATTCGAGACCAGGCGAGTCTTAATAAAGCCACTGAGCTGTTGTCTCAGTTATTGGACCATACATCCCTATTTCCTCCAGGAACTGGACATCAGACCAGATACCTCTATGTTATG GATCGCCTGGTGTCTCTGGACAGTGCTGAAGACTTTGTCCGGCTGGCCAGAGAAAAATATCCAAAGGCCTCGAGACAAGAACACTGA